One window of Heliomicrobium gestii genomic DNA carries:
- a CDS encoding VOC family protein: MKIHHVAIWTNKLEEMRDFYCLYFGGTAGAKYRNERKQFESYFLSFDAGATLELMGVPELGSVGEAAGPPIAGLAHVAFATGARSTVDQLTERLRSDGYRVISEPRVTGDGYYESCVLDPDGNRVEITE; this comes from the coding sequence ATGAAGATCCATCATGTGGCGATATGGACGAACAAGCTCGAAGAAATGCGGGATTTCTACTGTCTATACTTTGGGGGAACGGCGGGCGCGAAGTATCGCAATGAAAGGAAACAGTTTGAATCCTATTTCCTTTCCTTCGACGCAGGCGCAACGCTTGAACTCATGGGCGTGCCCGAACTGGGGTCGGTGGGTGAAGCCGCGGGGCCGCCTATCGCCGGTTTGGCCCATGTCGCCTTCGCGACGGGAGCGCGGTCAACGGTAGATCAATTGACGGAACGACTGCGGAGCGACGGCTACCGGGTGATCAGTGAGCCGCGGGTAACCGGCGATGGCTATTATGAGAGTTGCGTCCTCGACCCGGACGGGAACCGGGTGGAAATTACGGAATGA
- the pfkB gene encoding 1-phosphofructokinase, whose amino-acid sequence MILTVTLNAAIDKTYRVERFQVGDVKRVKKVIATAGGKGLNVARVIHALGEPVLATGFAGGFAGRFIETKLDEQQVAHDFVRLDGESRTCINIIDEATGVQTEVLEPGPSVSPADTERLLARFQAALERCTVVTLSGSLPQGIDRDIYTRLIALAKGAGKKVILDTSGEPLAKGMEAAPTLIKPNRDEVGQLLGHRIRDAGEAARAVRELLALGPENAAISLGSEGVVLGWGPRLRDSKGSRAGSATVLWAKPPAIEPVNTVGCGDAMVAAFALVMSRGYAAEAMVRFAVAVSTASALTAETGGCCVDDVANLMERVEVRQLGR is encoded by the coding sequence TTGATCCTCACCGTTACATTAAATGCAGCCATCGACAAGACCTACCGGGTGGAGCGTTTTCAGGTGGGCGATGTCAAGCGCGTCAAAAAAGTGATTGCGACGGCGGGCGGCAAGGGACTCAATGTGGCCCGCGTCATCCACGCCCTCGGCGAGCCGGTGCTGGCGACCGGCTTCGCCGGCGGCTTTGCCGGACGGTTCATCGAAACCAAATTGGACGAGCAGCAGGTCGCTCACGATTTCGTCCGATTGGATGGGGAGAGCCGGACCTGCATCAATATCATCGATGAGGCGACAGGGGTACAGACAGAGGTCCTCGAACCGGGACCGTCCGTCTCACCCGCCGATACGGAACGCTTGTTGGCGCGGTTCCAAGCGGCGCTCGAACGCTGCACTGTCGTCACCTTGTCCGGCAGCCTGCCCCAAGGGATCGACCGGGATATTTATACGCGGCTGATCGCCTTGGCGAAGGGGGCCGGGAAAAAGGTCATTCTTGATACGAGCGGGGAGCCCCTGGCAAAAGGCATGGAGGCGGCCCCCACGCTGATCAAGCCGAACCGGGACGAGGTGGGTCAACTGTTGGGCCACCGGATCCGCGATGCCGGCGAGGCGGCAAGGGCGGTCCGGGAATTGCTGGCCCTGGGGCCGGAGAATGCGGCCATCTCCCTGGGCAGTGAAGGGGTCGTGCTGGGGTGGGGCCCCCGTCTGCGTGACAGCAAAGGCAGCCGGGCCGGCAGCGCCACCGTGCTCTGGGCCAAACCGCCGGCGATCGAGCCGGTCAACACGGTCGGCTGTGGCGACGCGATGGTTGCCGCTTTTGCCCTGGTGATGAGCCGTGGGTACGCCGCGGAGGCGATGGTCCGCTTTGCCGTCGCCGTATCCACTGCTTCGGCCCTGACCGCCGAAACGGGCGGCTGCTGCGTCGACGATGTGGCTAATTTGATGGAACGAGTCGAGGTGCGGCAACTGGGCCGGTAA
- a CDS encoding bifunctional phosphoglucose/phosphomannose isomerase — MIDLNDVQKIRELDSMGSLVTTEHYAEQFAEGLALAQAFGLDNPGRAFHEILMLGTGGGSSVSGGLLRSYLFDELPLPLAINQGYHVPAYVDANTLVFVISHSGNTEEILSAYDQAVERGAFCVAVTAGGKLADRCRRDGVPYLIVPPDIGHPRRDLGYIFIPLLVILGKLGIIEDKRADIEGVIDCFAALKQRYGADCPIGDNLAKQIAIDLQGYIPLVYGSLDYYDAVAWRIKNQFGENSKLMAFYNVIPNLHHDEAVGWDMPQELLSRFYLLMLRDREADSEKLAKRKDISRDILRDRMGKVTELHAEGQGRLARMFSLVYLGDFISLYAPICRGVDPTPVDVINLFKKKMAE, encoded by the coding sequence ATGATCGACCTGAATGATGTTCAGAAGATCCGGGAACTCGACTCGATGGGGTCGCTGGTGACGACGGAACACTATGCGGAACAGTTTGCCGAAGGGCTCGCCCTGGCGCAGGCCTTTGGGCTGGACAACCCGGGCCGGGCCTTTCATGAGATCCTTATGCTGGGAACTGGCGGCGGTTCCTCGGTGAGCGGCGGCCTGCTTCGTTCCTATCTCTTCGACGAGCTTCCCCTGCCCCTGGCAATCAACCAAGGTTATCATGTGCCGGCCTATGTGGACGCCAACACCCTCGTCTTCGTCATCTCCCATTCGGGCAATACAGAAGAGATCCTGAGCGCCTACGATCAGGCCGTCGAACGAGGCGCCTTCTGTGTCGCCGTCACCGCCGGCGGCAAGCTGGCCGACCGGTGCCGGCGCGACGGCGTTCCGTACCTGATCGTGCCGCCCGATATCGGCCACCCGCGCCGCGATTTGGGCTACATCTTTATCCCGCTGCTGGTGATTCTGGGAAAACTGGGCATCATTGAGGATAAAAGGGCAGACATTGAAGGGGTGATCGACTGTTTCGCCGCCTTGAAACAGCGCTACGGGGCAGACTGTCCGATCGGCGACAACCTGGCGAAACAGATCGCCATCGACCTTCAGGGATACATCCCCCTCGTCTATGGCTCCCTGGACTACTATGATGCCGTCGCCTGGCGGATCAAAAACCAGTTTGGGGAAAACAGCAAGCTCATGGCCTTTTACAACGTCATCCCCAATCTCCATCACGACGAGGCCGTTGGTTGGGATATGCCGCAAGAGCTTCTGTCTCGCTTCTACCTGCTGATGTTGCGGGATCGGGAAGCCGATTCGGAAAAGCTGGCGAAGCGCAAGGACATCTCCCGGGATATCCTCCGGGATCGCATGGGCAAGGTGACAGAACTGCATGCGGAAGGGCAAGGGCGCCTCGCGCGGATGTTTTCACTCGTCTACCTGGGCGACTTTATCAGCCTCTACGCGCCCATCTGCCGAGGCGTCGATCCGACGCCCGTCGATGTGATCAACCTCTTTAAGAAAAAAATGGCGGAGTGA